A DNA window from Paenibacillus segetis contains the following coding sequences:
- a CDS encoding glycosyl hydrolase family 28-related protein: MMNRYFKRIAVIAITIMISIFYSTPGYTVQASAGSNQNIINVKDHGAKGDGRSDDTAAIQQILDSVDGNGATVYFPKGTYMINPSKTLLVNSLTKILGDGTSSIIKANDNNFGWELMRLHGHDIEIEGIVLDGNMAVNRILVIDPGSSAIKVSNSILSNATHSKDSQSEYYTGIVTGVMIYGNTDRITIDNTEVSHISAVNLTADSLIARGIYVTTSWGSNEKVGTNVSITNSHIHHIGPADDGDGIYYEDRNLENDKAQDTNSLIANNVFDNNAKRAIKLYAQGITVRDNRIVNSYLKNNYYYAGNDKGKQAPDMYAGISVYGSNNTIKNNTIGGVGSYYAAIEVSSWQTVNNVKIDGNQITMGAKSSTVGTTAIRLGNTKDFSIVNNQIENADKGIWTWQNAEKGSIVGNVIQATQGGIDLTTYVENCTQKNIVLRNNTIKGKAFNVQLAKTNVNVEVIS; this comes from the coding sequence ATGATGAATCGTTATTTTAAGAGAATAGCTGTAATAGCAATTACCATAATGATCAGCATATTTTATAGTACTCCTGGTTATACAGTTCAAGCCTCAGCGGGCTCGAATCAGAATATAATCAATGTGAAGGACCACGGTGCTAAGGGAGATGGACGTAGTGATGATACGGCGGCCATTCAACAAATACTAGATTCTGTAGATGGCAACGGGGCGACGGTATATTTTCCAAAAGGAACTTATATGATTAATCCTTCAAAGACTTTACTAGTTAATAGTTTAACGAAGATACTTGGCGATGGTACAAGCTCGATCATCAAAGCCAACGATAATAACTTTGGCTGGGAACTGATGCGGCTACATGGACATGATATTGAAATCGAAGGTATCGTTCTGGATGGTAATATGGCTGTGAATCGTATATTGGTTATTGACCCGGGCAGCTCAGCAATCAAAGTGAGTAATAGTATCCTTTCAAATGCAACTCATAGCAAAGATTCGCAGAGTGAATATTATACGGGAATTGTGACGGGGGTTATGATATACGGCAACACGGATCGTATTACGATAGACAATACGGAAGTGAGTCATATCTCGGCGGTGAACTTAACAGCGGATAGTCTTATTGCAAGGGGAATATACGTAACGACATCATGGGGATCGAACGAAAAAGTAGGGACTAACGTATCTATTACGAATTCTCATATCCATCATATTGGTCCTGCTGATGATGGTGATGGAATTTATTATGAAGATAGAAATCTTGAGAATGATAAGGCTCAAGACACAAATAGTCTAATTGCTAACAACGTATTTGATAACAATGCGAAACGTGCTATTAAGCTTTATGCACAAGGTATTACGGTTAGAGATAATCGTATCGTTAATTCATATCTGAAGAACAACTATTATTATGCTGGAAATGATAAAGGCAAGCAGGCTCCTGATATGTATGCGGGTATAAGCGTATATGGATCTAACAATACAATCAAGAATAATACGATTGGTGGCGTAGGAAGTTATTATGCTGCAATCGAAGTGAGTTCCTGGCAAACGGTTAATAACGTAAAGATTGACGGTAACCAAATTACAATGGGAGCTAAGAGTTCTACTGTTGGAACTACGGCTATTCGATTAGGGAACACTAAAGACTTTAGTATCGTTAACAATCAAATTGAGAACGCCGATAAAGGGATTTGGACCTGGCAAAATGCTGAGAAGGGATCCATCGTCGGCAATGTGATTCAAGCCACACAAGGCGGTATCGATTTAACAACATATGTGGAGAATTGTACTCAAAAGAATATTGTTCTTCGTAACAATACAATTAAGGGCAAAGCCTTTAACGTTCAATTGGCTAAGACGAACGTCAATGTAGAAGTGATCAGTTAA
- a CDS encoding nucleotide sugar dehydrogenase, whose product MNREVFKTHDLSAELMNKLHNKAAVIGVIGLGYVGLPLAVEKAKAGYHVIGFDVQEQKVNMVNSGYNYIGDVIDEDLRGMVDSGLLEATLDYSFLSTVDTVAICVPTPLDIYQQPDTSYVEKSTQEIAKYLHPGMLIVLESTTYPGTTEELVRPILESTGLKCGEDFFLAYSPERIDPGNKLFNTKNTPKVVGGVTKACSKVAEELYKQVLDGEVYVVSSPAVAEMEKIYENTFRHINIALANEMAVLCNRMGINVWEMIDAAKTKPYGFMAFYPGPGLGGHCIPIDPFYLTWKAREYNYHTRLIELAGEINNSMPEFVVQKIGEILNEDGKPIRGSKVYLLGVAYKKDIDDYRESPVLKMIELLQERGAIVWVSDPHVPTFKYRGINYECIELTEERVAEADITVIATDHSQFDFEMIGRESKSLFDTRNAMKFNTKPERYHLL is encoded by the coding sequence ATGAATAGAGAAGTGTTCAAAACTCATGATCTTAGCGCAGAACTAATGAACAAATTACATAATAAAGCGGCAGTGATTGGGGTTATCGGTCTTGGTTATGTCGGATTACCGTTGGCGGTTGAAAAAGCGAAAGCAGGTTACCATGTCATTGGTTTCGATGTTCAGGAGCAAAAAGTCAACATGGTGAACAGTGGATACAATTACATTGGGGATGTCATCGATGAGGATTTGAGAGGTATGGTCGATAGTGGACTTCTAGAGGCTACTTTAGATTATTCATTTTTAAGTACGGTGGATACGGTGGCCATTTGTGTACCTACACCTCTTGATATTTATCAGCAACCCGACACCAGCTATGTAGAGAAATCAACACAGGAAATTGCAAAATATCTTCATCCTGGCATGCTGATTGTATTGGAGAGTACGACATATCCAGGAACGACAGAAGAGCTAGTTAGACCTATATTGGAATCAACAGGACTCAAATGCGGCGAGGACTTCTTCTTAGCCTATTCTCCGGAACGCATTGATCCAGGGAATAAGTTATTTAACACCAAGAATACACCTAAAGTAGTCGGAGGTGTTACGAAGGCGTGTTCGAAAGTGGCCGAGGAGCTATACAAACAGGTTCTAGATGGAGAGGTGTACGTTGTATCCAGTCCAGCCGTCGCTGAAATGGAGAAGATCTACGAGAATACATTTCGTCATATTAATATAGCACTTGCCAATGAAATGGCCGTTTTATGTAATCGTATGGGTATAAACGTATGGGAAATGATCGATGCGGCGAAGACGAAGCCTTATGGTTTCATGGCATTTTATCCTGGTCCAGGGCTGGGTGGGCATTGTATACCTATTGATCCATTCTACTTAACTTGGAAAGCGAGAGAATATAACTACCATACCCGTTTAATTGAACTTGCCGGAGAAATCAATAATTCCATGCCAGAATTCGTGGTTCAGAAGATTGGTGAGATCCTGAATGAGGATGGGAAACCTATTCGAGGGTCAAAGGTGTATTTACTTGGTGTCGCCTACAAAAAGGATATTGATGATTATCGGGAGTCTCCTGTGCTCAAAATGATTGAATTACTTCAGGAGCGAGGGGCAATCGTTTGGGTTAGCGATCCTCATGTCCCTACGTTCAAATACCGCGGAATAAACTATGAATGTATTGAATTGACAGAAGAACGAGTTGCTGAGGCGGATATAACGGTTATCGCTACTGACCATTCTCAATTTGATTTTGAGATGATAGGCCGCGAATCCAAAAGTTTATTCGATACTCGTAATGCGATGAAGTTTAATACGAAGCCAGAGAGATATCATTTGTTATAG
- a CDS encoding glycosyltransferase family 4 protein, translating into MSKKVLFCATVVSHLTAFHQPYLRWFKEQGWEVHAATHGESSVPYVEKQFNISIQRSPFKLDNLRAYIELKKIIDKNEYDIIHCHTPMGGVLTRLAARKARRRGTKVIYTAHGFHFFTGASSINWLVYYPVEKMLSRYTDYLITMNEEDYTRVLRRHFKAKNITFVHGVGIDFDKFRPVSAEEKRQLRSAYQIGQDKFVLIYAAELSKRKNQSLLFEVVRQLKQHIPNLQLLLAGQGDLEEYYKKMTHEMDLTDTVTFLGHRKDMDKIYSLADIAVSSSTQEGLPVNIMEAIASGLPVVATNVRGNRDLVEEGVHGFLIGLNDQNAFVKRVLELYASPLLREEIGKRRDLLTEKYSVLKVLNEVTPIYMEAVFKSQDSSITINERGGLGL; encoded by the coding sequence GTGTCCAAGAAAGTTTTATTCTGTGCTACAGTGGTATCCCATTTGACTGCATTTCACCAACCTTACTTGCGGTGGTTCAAAGAACAGGGGTGGGAAGTTCATGCTGCGACCCATGGGGAATCATCGGTTCCATACGTAGAGAAACAATTTAACATTTCGATTCAGCGATCTCCTTTTAAGTTGGACAACCTTAGAGCATACATAGAATTGAAAAAAATTATAGACAAGAATGAATACGACATTATTCATTGCCATACACCGATGGGTGGAGTTTTAACACGCCTTGCTGCTCGGAAAGCCCGTCGACGTGGGACAAAAGTCATTTATACGGCACATGGGTTTCATTTTTTTACGGGAGCTTCGTCAATTAACTGGTTAGTCTATTATCCAGTGGAGAAGATGCTTTCTCGATACACAGATTACCTGATTACAATGAATGAAGAGGATTACACTCGGGTCTTACGTCGGCATTTCAAGGCTAAGAATATCACCTTCGTACATGGTGTCGGAATCGATTTCGACAAATTTAGACCGGTATCCGCTGAAGAAAAACGGCAGTTACGGTCGGCATATCAGATTGGTCAGGATAAATTTGTACTGATTTATGCTGCTGAGCTAAGTAAGCGTAAGAATCAGAGTCTGCTGTTCGAGGTGGTACGACAACTGAAGCAACACATTCCAAATCTACAATTATTGCTTGCTGGGCAAGGCGATTTGGAGGAGTACTACAAGAAAATGACACATGAAATGGATCTGACGGATACCGTCACATTTTTGGGCCATCGGAAGGACATGGACAAGATTTATTCTTTAGCCGATATTGCCGTCTCATCCAGTACGCAAGAAGGATTACCAGTTAATATTATGGAAGCTATCGCTTCAGGTCTTCCAGTAGTAGCTACGAACGTAAGAGGTAATCGTGATCTAGTAGAAGAGGGAGTTCATGGATTCTTAATTGGATTGAACGACCAGAATGCATTCGTTAAACGGGTTCTGGAGCTTTACGCTAGTCCCTTGCTGCGTGAAGAAATCGGTAAGCGACGGGATCTGTTAACGGAGAAATATTCCGTATTGAAAGTGTTAAATGAAGTTACTCCTATATATATGGAGGCTGTTTTCAAATCACAAGACAGCTCCATAACAATTAATGAGCGAGGTGGGTTAGGGCTATGA
- a CDS encoding Gfo/Idh/MocA family protein, producing MIHFAIVGCGHIANKHIEAIAMTEGAKLAALCDTNIARLSELKERNNVPVFSNMTDMLEQELPIDVVCICTPSGLHTGLAVEAANAGKHLVIEKPMALTLDDVDAITQAVRRNGVKATVVHPNRYRPAIRYLQDALSRDAFGKLSHVNVAVRWNRGQAYYDQASWRGTHAMDGGVLMNQAIHSLDLLIWLFGPVAEIKSFVDTRIRDIEAEDTAVAVLRFSNGILGIVEATTTIYEQNLEETISVFGENGYAVIGGRTANWIKQWKSASITEEEINRVIQEVDLDPFGVSGHQRIIENLVHAIQEGIEPDITLEDGREAVKLVVDIVSKGKAELYC from the coding sequence ATGATTCATTTTGCTATTGTGGGCTGCGGTCATATTGCAAATAAGCATATTGAGGCCATTGCTATGACTGAAGGGGCTAAGTTGGCTGCACTTTGTGATACGAATATAGCAAGGCTTTCTGAACTGAAGGAAAGGAATAATGTTCCTGTATTCTCTAACATGACAGATATGCTGGAGCAAGAACTTCCAATCGATGTCGTATGTATTTGTACTCCAAGCGGATTACATACTGGGCTAGCGGTAGAAGCGGCAAATGCAGGTAAGCATCTCGTGATCGAGAAGCCGATGGCATTAACTCTGGATGATGTCGATGCAATAACCCAGGCTGTGCGAAGAAATGGAGTAAAGGCAACAGTTGTTCATCCAAATCGGTATCGCCCAGCTATTCGATATTTGCAGGATGCATTAAGTCGGGATGCGTTCGGCAAGCTTAGCCACGTGAACGTGGCTGTGCGATGGAACCGGGGTCAGGCTTATTATGATCAAGCCTCCTGGAGAGGAACGCATGCGATGGATGGCGGAGTATTGATGAATCAAGCGATTCATAGTTTGGATTTATTAATTTGGTTGTTTGGTCCAGTGGCTGAGATCAAGTCATTTGTAGATACGCGGATTCGTGATATTGAAGCTGAGGACACGGCAGTTGCCGTACTTAGATTTAGTAATGGCATTCTCGGTATTGTTGAGGCTACCACAACCATTTATGAACAAAACTTAGAAGAAACTATTTCTGTTTTTGGTGAGAATGGATATGCAGTTATTGGTGGCAGAACGGCAAATTGGATCAAACAATGGAAGAGTGCCTCCATAACGGAAGAGGAAATTAATCGAGTAATTCAAGAGGTAGATTTAGATCCGTTTGGGGTTTCAGGCCATCAGCGTATTATAGAAAATCTAGTCCATGCGATTCAAGAGGGTATAGAACCTGATATTACGTTAGAAGACGGCCGGGAGGCAGTCAAGTTGGTGGTTGACATCGTCTCGAAGGGCAAAGCGGAGTTGTATTGTTAA
- a CDS encoding YveK family protein translates to MVKPQYLATASLVATIASNESGTYNEFLASQMLTKTYEDAIQSRFIAIEAQKKLETSETVFELLKRVTVRTDPGTLVILLSATHDNPKDAVAIANAFAESFIEKSRKIVQSANVIVLDYANMEDASIPVSPKKLFNLAIGSFIGLFAGLSVALFLEKRRSLHKSSRKDKTDNIYS, encoded by the coding sequence ATGGTTAAACCGCAATATCTGGCAACTGCTAGTCTTGTTGCGACCATTGCTTCGAACGAATCAGGGACGTATAACGAATTTTTGGCAAGCCAAATGTTAACCAAGACTTATGAAGATGCGATACAGAGTCGTTTTATTGCAATCGAAGCACAGAAGAAGTTGGAGACTTCCGAAACCGTCTTTGAACTTCTTAAGCGAGTTACGGTCAGAACAGATCCAGGAACTTTGGTCATTTTGTTATCTGCTACTCATGATAATCCTAAGGATGCCGTAGCAATTGCCAATGCATTCGCTGAATCGTTTATTGAGAAATCAAGGAAAATTGTGCAGAGCGCGAATGTAATTGTGTTGGATTATGCCAACATGGAGGATGCATCCATACCAGTAAGTCCCAAGAAACTATTTAATTTAGCGATAGGAAGCTTTATTGGCCTTTTTGCAGGCCTTAGCGTTGCACTTTTCTTGGAAAAAAGAAGGTCCTTACATAAGAGTTCTCGCAAAGATAAAACGGACAACATTTATAGTTAA
- a CDS encoding SDR family NAD(P)-dependent oxidoreductase, translating to MISNNAQSKTALITGASRGIGKAIALEFAKAGMNVIINYYGDEKEAADVKRQVESHGVRAEVLPADVSDSSQVRDMFVMVDELFGKLDILVNNAGIAQTAKVTEMTDEQWDRMIKINLYGTFNTSREAARRMVAQRSGKIINVTSDLASQGAADLSHYAAAKGGITAFTKSLAKELAPYILVNAVAPGGTFTDIRSSLEEGHDKNEAHYLLGRLAFPQEIARSVMFLASDDGNIYSGQVLGANCGSVMNG from the coding sequence ATGATCAGCAACAATGCACAAAGTAAGACCGCCTTAATTACAGGTGCCAGTCGAGGGATCGGAAAGGCAATCGCCTTAGAATTTGCCAAGGCAGGTATGAACGTGATCATCAACTACTATGGGGATGAAAAAGAGGCAGCGGATGTGAAGCGTCAGGTGGAATCCCATGGAGTCCGAGCAGAGGTTCTCCCCGCAGACGTTAGTGATTCTTCCCAAGTGCGAGACATGTTCGTCATGGTAGATGAATTATTTGGCAAGCTGGACATTCTCGTAAACAACGCCGGGATCGCACAAACCGCTAAAGTTACGGAAATGACCGATGAACAATGGGATCGCATGATTAAGATCAATCTATACGGAACATTCAACACTTCACGCGAGGCTGCACGCCGAATGGTGGCACAAAGGTCTGGTAAAATCATCAACGTAACCTCTGATCTAGCCAGTCAAGGAGCTGCGGATTTGTCGCATTATGCTGCAGCAAAAGGCGGTATCACAGCCTTCACCAAATCACTTGCTAAAGAGCTCGCCCCTTACATACTTGTGAATGCAGTTGCTCCTGGAGGTACATTTACAGATATTCGTTCCTCATTAGAAGAAGGGCACGATAAAAATGAAGCTCATTATTTATTAGGGCGTCTTGCTTTCCCTCAAGAGATCGCTAGATCGGTCATGTTCTTAGCATCAGATGACGGAAATATTTATTCCGGTCAAGTACTTGGTGCGAACTGTGGTAGTGTAATGAACGGATAG
- the wecB gene encoding non-hydrolyzing UDP-N-acetylglucosamine 2-epimerase, with product MKTIMTIVGARPQFVKAAPVSRELRKRYKEVLVNTGQHYDHNMAGIFFEELHIPRPDYDLGVGSASHGKQTGDILIKIERLIEETKPSAVLVYGDTNSTLAGSLAASKLHIPLFHIEAGLRSYDKEMPEEINRILTDHVSTLLFAPTESAVRNLQAENITKGVHLVGDVMYDAVLHNYNLTEEKYKLDTFGVHQGNYYLSTIHRAGNTDDPARLQAIIHSLLALNETVLFPIHPRTEKMLRDLKLIEKDATSGNIRFIPPVSYLEMLLLERHAKAIITDSGGVQKEAYFAKVPCFTLRNETEWVETVESGWNTLVDPLTMDLNAIISAHQCGPYIDNLYGDGKASVSIVKQIYDYLG from the coding sequence ATGAAGACGATTATGACGATTGTTGGTGCACGCCCCCAGTTTGTAAAGGCTGCTCCGGTATCCAGAGAATTAAGGAAACGATATAAGGAAGTCTTGGTGAATACAGGTCAGCACTATGATCATAATATGGCGGGAATCTTTTTTGAGGAGCTTCATATCCCACGTCCCGATTACGATTTAGGTGTCGGTTCTGCGTCTCACGGTAAGCAAACGGGCGATATATTGATCAAAATAGAGCGATTGATTGAGGAAACGAAACCTTCTGCTGTTCTAGTATATGGGGATACCAACTCTACTTTGGCTGGATCTCTAGCGGCGAGTAAGCTTCATATTCCACTGTTTCATATTGAGGCGGGGTTGCGAAGCTATGATAAAGAGATGCCTGAGGAGATTAATAGAATCCTAACTGATCATGTGTCTACTTTGTTGTTTGCCCCTACGGAATCGGCTGTAAGAAATTTACAGGCTGAAAATATCACGAAGGGTGTGCATTTGGTAGGTGATGTCATGTACGATGCTGTACTACATAACTATAATCTTACAGAAGAAAAGTACAAGCTAGATACATTTGGGGTACATCAAGGGAACTACTATCTTAGCACGATACATCGAGCTGGTAACACGGATGACCCTGCGCGATTGCAAGCCATTATTCATTCGCTCTTGGCTCTTAATGAGACAGTATTATTTCCGATTCACCCACGGACTGAGAAAATGTTGAGAGATTTGAAATTGATAGAAAAGGATGCAACCTCGGGTAATATTCGATTTATACCTCCCGTTTCATATTTGGAAATGTTGCTGTTGGAGCGCCATGCTAAAGCCATTATCACGGACTCTGGAGGCGTTCAAAAGGAAGCGTACTTCGCTAAAGTTCCTTGTTTTACATTGCGTAATGAGACGGAGTGGGTTGAGACTGTTGAGAGTGGGTGGAACACATTAGTTGATCCATTAACAATGGACTTGAATGCCATCATTTCTGCCCATCAATGCGGACCCTATATCGACAATTTATACGGTGATGGAAAAGCTTCTGTTAGTATCGTGAAACAAATCTATGATTATTTAGGGTAA
- a CDS encoding NAD-dependent epimerase/dehydratase family protein — MKVLITGGYGFIGSFVAEKFYQEGHDVILIDNMSSGNLKNIQYQHTSYIIDVESPACESIFEQHKIDAVIHLAAQINIVTSMENPYADTKSNILGLTNILQLSAKYQVKKFIFASSAAVYGMTDEVPLSETLHCRPVSPYGINKLLGEYYCDKWSELYNLDTLCFRFANVYGPRQGSVGEGGVVSIFMERLRNGQELQVYGSGDQTRDFIYVEDIADAIYTATLDHSLQSGIMNLSTNTESSVNDLIEILSKLQPLPGVVNMSPRPGDIFRSTLDNSKLRSAMNWEPKFSLELGLRKTYEWLMQSDNVTPRSADPVTRNDSSLNEAHIQNELITSSLSRHIRSLYLSQSEHYLEGTPVLKTDIFDAVIRSREQAKKKFNTDYTLLSLLNYVPYDDKLLYNIESYLRETDYIGLTQDGELRILLSNAPFKEASVVVERLKQQSIEAIIHLSSDIQYS; from the coding sequence GTGAAAGTTTTAATAACCGGTGGCTATGGTTTTATCGGTTCATTTGTTGCGGAAAAGTTCTATCAAGAGGGTCATGATGTGATCCTTATCGATAACATGTCATCCGGAAATCTCAAAAACATTCAATATCAACATACATCCTATATTATTGATGTTGAGAGCCCCGCTTGCGAGTCCATATTCGAACAACATAAAATCGACGCTGTTATCCATCTTGCTGCGCAGATCAATATCGTTACTTCCATGGAAAACCCCTATGCCGATACCAAATCCAACATTCTTGGATTAACGAATATACTCCAACTATCCGCAAAATACCAAGTCAAAAAATTTATCTTTGCCTCTTCAGCTGCTGTATATGGGATGACTGATGAAGTCCCTTTGTCTGAGACCTTACACTGTCGTCCTGTGTCACCATATGGCATTAACAAACTGCTCGGTGAATATTATTGCGATAAGTGGAGCGAGCTTTACAACCTAGATACCCTATGCTTTCGATTCGCCAATGTGTATGGCCCACGCCAAGGCTCAGTCGGCGAAGGCGGCGTTGTCTCTATCTTCATGGAACGACTCCGTAACGGACAGGAACTACAGGTTTATGGTAGCGGGGATCAAACCAGAGACTTCATCTATGTAGAAGATATTGCCGACGCTATTTATACCGCCACCTTAGATCATTCTTTACAATCAGGAATCATGAACCTTTCTACGAATACGGAAAGTTCCGTGAACGACTTGATTGAAATTTTATCCAAGCTTCAACCACTCCCTGGGGTAGTTAATATGAGTCCTCGGCCTGGCGATATATTCCGCTCGACTTTGGATAATAGCAAACTACGCAGTGCCATGAATTGGGAACCTAAATTCAGTCTTGAGCTTGGACTCCGTAAAACTTACGAGTGGCTTATGCAATCAGATAATGTAACTCCACGTTCAGCAGATCCAGTAACCAGAAATGATTCATCTTTAAATGAAGCACATATTCAGAATGAACTCATCACCTCTTCCTTATCTCGCCATATTCGTAGCCTATATCTCAGTCAAAGCGAGCATTATTTAGAGGGAACTCCCGTACTCAAAACAGACATCTTCGATGCTGTTATTCGTTCTAGGGAACAGGCTAAGAAAAAATTTAATACGGACTATACCCTACTATCTTTGTTAAATTATGTTCCTTATGACGATAAATTACTGTACAATATAGAGAGCTATTTGCGCGAGACCGACTATATCGGTTTAACTCAGGATGGCGAACTACGCATTTTGTTATCCAATGCGCCCTTCAAAGAAGCATCAGTCGTAGTAGAACGTTTGAAGCAACAATCTATTGAAGCTATCATCCATCTAAGCTCAGACATACAATATAGTTAA
- a CDS encoding GNAT family N-acetyltransferase, with product MIEQTPLARWAEFNRQKWQCTVMNTQFQTPQSEAYGECLFFLNKRNNFFLPPQNPYHPIMFHTSSTTKPYRINKQWHIVANQMIDKLLKVRGSVILNLPPDISDIRPFTWRGFRADVKYTYCVDLPYSLEQASKAIRNKIRKAEAAGYRSIRSDNMEHVYQCLIETEKRQGFSHQLSVQDLILARDLMGEDAFRCYICYSKDNEPVSANISLILNQSQAIGWIAGSKSAHLSGGVVQHLQAYEFKDLESIGITRFDFTGANIASISESKSDWGGTLVPYYVIKKPGLKEVLRAGRYWYYFIKRLSQK from the coding sequence ATGATTGAGCAAACACCTCTAGCTAGATGGGCAGAATTCAATCGTCAGAAATGGCAGTGCACCGTCATGAACACCCAGTTTCAGACCCCTCAGTCTGAGGCTTATGGTGAGTGTTTATTTTTTTTGAATAAACGTAACAACTTCTTCCTTCCACCTCAGAATCCTTATCATCCGATCATGTTCCACACCTCTTCAACCACTAAGCCCTACCGTATAAATAAGCAATGGCATATTGTTGCGAATCAGATGATTGATAAATTGCTTAAAGTACGCGGGTCTGTGATCCTTAACTTACCTCCAGACATTTCCGACATTCGTCCTTTTACATGGCGGGGATTTAGAGCGGACGTTAAATATACATACTGTGTTGATCTTCCGTATTCACTGGAACAGGCAAGTAAAGCCATACGTAACAAAATCAGAAAGGCGGAAGCAGCGGGTTATCGATCTATTAGGTCTGATAATATGGAGCACGTATATCAGTGCTTGATTGAAACCGAGAAAAGACAAGGGTTCAGTCACCAATTGTCCGTTCAAGACCTGATACTTGCAAGAGATTTAATGGGCGAAGACGCCTTCCGTTGCTACATTTGTTATTCAAAAGATAATGAGCCCGTCAGCGCAAATATCTCTTTAATCCTAAATCAATCCCAGGCGATCGGCTGGATTGCAGGATCCAAGAGTGCACATCTCTCTGGTGGCGTTGTACAACATTTGCAAGCCTATGAATTCAAAGATCTGGAGTCGATTGGAATTACTAGATTCGACTTCACTGGAGCAAATATTGCCTCCATTTCTGAATCCAAGTCAGATTGGGGCGGAACTCTGGTTCCCTATTACGTAATTAAGAAACCTGGCTTAAAGGAAGTATTACGCGCTGGACGATATTGGTATTACTTCATAAAAAGGCTATCCCAGAAGTAG
- a CDS encoding acyltransferase, whose protein sequence is MTNHWAHPTAIIDEGASIGEGTKVWHFSHISPKTIIGEQCSLGQNVYVASNVTIGNSVKIQNNVSVYEGVILEDFVFCGPSMVFTNVRTPRSAFPRNTSEDYRPTVVKRGASIGANATVVCGVTIGEWAFVAAGAVVNRDVPAYSLVAGVPAKGMGWVCECGSTLTFRDQKSVCHDCDREYERNQDIVRKTKDV, encoded by the coding sequence ATGACGAATCATTGGGCACATCCTACAGCAATTATTGATGAAGGAGCAAGCATTGGCGAAGGGACGAAGGTGTGGCATTTCAGTCACATTTCTCCGAAAACGATAATTGGGGAACAGTGCAGTCTGGGACAGAATGTATATGTTGCTTCGAATGTCACGATTGGAAATAGTGTGAAAATTCAGAATAATGTCTCGGTATATGAGGGCGTTATTCTAGAGGACTTTGTCTTTTGTGGACCAAGTATGGTATTTACAAATGTTCGTACGCCAAGATCTGCATTCCCACGTAACACAAGTGAAGATTATCGACCTACAGTAGTCAAACGTGGCGCTTCGATTGGAGCCAATGCAACTGTTGTCTGTGGCGTGACGATTGGAGAATGGGCATTTGTGGCAGCGGGGGCGGTAGTGAATAGAGATGTACCTGCTTATTCTCTAGTGGCTGGTGTTCCAGCAAAGGGTATGGGGTGGGTATGTGAATGTGGAAGTACCCTAACCTTCCGTGACCAGAAATCCGTGTGCCATGATTGCGACCGAGAATACGAACGAAATCAAGATATAGTACGTAAAACAAAGGATGTGTAG